One window from the genome of Alkalihalobacillus sp. LMS6 encodes:
- a CDS encoding methionine gamma-lyase family protein: MESLFSTDMRQLVERAEEKIHPIHQKVDQIALMNQNRVMESFSDHQVADFHFTPTTGYGYDDTGRDTLEAIYADVFGGEASLVRHQIVSGTHAIAVALFGVLRPGDELLYISGTPYDTLEEIVGIRGNGKGSLRDYQIDYQKVDLVDGKMDKVSIRAAIHERTKVIGIQRSRGYGDRPSFTIAELEEIISFVKSIKEDVVVFVDNCYGEFVETREPCHVGADLMAGSLIKNPGGGIAKSGGYIVGKQEYVELASYRLAAPGIGAEGGATLGTLTDMYQGFFLAPHVVAQSVKGAHYSASLLEEVGMQTSPKWNETRTDLIQAVYFQTAEQMVAFCQSIQQSSPVNAHVKPMPSYMPGYEDDVIMAAGTFVQGSSIELTADGPLRPPYTAYVQGGLTYEHVKLAVTKAVQKTFMNQEEEEHKE, from the coding sequence ATGGAATCACTTTTTTCAACAGACATGCGCCAACTCGTAGAGCGCGCAGAAGAAAAAATTCATCCTATTCATCAAAAAGTTGATCAGATTGCATTAATGAATCAAAATCGTGTGATGGAAAGTTTTTCAGATCACCAAGTTGCAGATTTTCATTTTACACCAACAACTGGTTACGGCTATGATGATACAGGAAGAGACACGCTTGAAGCGATTTATGCAGACGTCTTTGGTGGAGAAGCAAGTTTAGTGCGACATCAAATCGTCTCAGGTACACATGCGATTGCCGTTGCCTTATTTGGCGTCTTGCGTCCTGGAGATGAGCTTTTGTATATTAGCGGGACACCGTACGATACCCTTGAAGAGATTGTAGGGATTCGTGGCAATGGCAAAGGTTCTTTGCGTGATTATCAAATTGATTATCAAAAAGTCGATCTTGTAGATGGGAAAATGGACAAGGTTAGTATACGTGCTGCCATTCATGAGCGAACAAAAGTCATTGGGATTCAACGATCTCGTGGCTATGGCGATCGTCCATCTTTTACAATTGCTGAGCTAGAGGAAATCATTTCGTTTGTTAAATCAATTAAAGAAGACGTGGTTGTTTTTGTCGATAATTGCTATGGGGAATTTGTGGAAACAAGGGAACCCTGTCACGTTGGCGCTGATTTAATGGCAGGCTCATTAATTAAAAATCCAGGTGGCGGCATTGCAAAATCAGGTGGGTATATTGTTGGAAAACAAGAATACGTTGAGCTTGCGTCTTACCGACTTGCTGCACCAGGAATTGGCGCAGAAGGAGGCGCGACGCTGGGAACATTGACTGACATGTATCAAGGATTCTTTTTGGCTCCTCACGTCGTCGCACAAAGTGTAAAAGGGGCACATTACAGTGCTTCGTTGCTTGAAGAAGTAGGGATGCAGACATCGCCGAAATGGAATGAAACCCGCACAGATTTAATTCAAGCTGTCTATTTTCAAACAGCAGAACAAATGGTTGCTTTTTGTCAATCGATTCAACAATCTTCCCCAGTGAACGCTCACGTTAAACCAATGCCAAGCTACATGCCAGGTTATGAAGATGATGTCATTATGGCAGCTGGTACGTTTGTGCAAGGCTCGAGTATTGAATTAACAGCGGACGGACCACTACGTCCACCATATACAGCTTACGTGCAAGGAGGGCTTACGTATGAACATGTGAAGCTCGCTGTCACAAAAGCTGTACAAAAGACGTTTATGAATCAAGAAGAAGAGGAACATAAAGAATAA
- the glnA gene encoding type I glutamate--ammonia ligase: MPNYTREDIVRIAQDENVRFIRLQFTDLLGTIKNVEIPVDQLSKALDNKMMFDGSSIEGFVRIEESDMYLYPDLDTWVIFPWTPEKGKVARLICDIYQPGKPGEEPTPFEGDPRGILKSVLKQAEELGFTGFNIGPEPEFFLFKNDEKGEPTLELNDKGGYFDLAPTDLGENCRRDIVLELEDMGFDIEASHHEVAPGQHEIDFKYADAITACDNIQTFKLVVKTIARKHGLHATFMPKPLFGVNGSGMHLNMSLFTKDGNAFYDEKTESQLSKTAMQFLSGILEHAEGFTAITNPIVNSYKRLVPGYEAPVYIAWSMRNRSPLIRIPSSRGVSTRVEVRSPDPSANPYLAMAVMLASGLDGIKRKMTPPEATDRNIYVMSKEERVEEGIKALPASLGEALDSLVKDEVLVKALGEHAVEHFIEAKEIEWDMFRTQVHPWEREQFMQNY; encoded by the coding sequence TTGCCAAATTATACAAGAGAAGATATTGTGCGTATTGCACAAGATGAAAACGTACGTTTTATTCGTTTACAGTTTACCGATTTACTCGGAACGATTAAAAACGTTGAGATCCCTGTGGATCAATTGTCAAAAGCACTTGATAACAAAATGATGTTTGACGGTTCTTCTATCGAGGGATTTGTTCGAATTGAAGAATCGGATATGTATCTTTATCCAGATTTAGATACATGGGTCATTTTCCCTTGGACACCGGAAAAAGGGAAAGTTGCTCGACTCATTTGTGATATTTACCAGCCTGGAAAACCTGGAGAAGAGCCAACGCCATTTGAAGGGGATCCACGTGGAATTTTAAAGTCCGTGCTTAAGCAAGCTGAAGAGCTTGGATTTACTGGTTTTAACATCGGACCAGAGCCTGAATTTTTCTTGTTTAAAAATGACGAGAAAGGTGAACCAACGTTAGAACTCAATGATAAAGGTGGCTATTTCGACTTAGCTCCAACAGATCTTGGAGAAAATTGTCGACGTGACATCGTTTTAGAATTAGAAGACATGGGCTTTGATATTGAAGCTTCACACCACGAGGTTGCTCCAGGACAGCATGAAATTGACTTCAAATATGCAGATGCAATTACAGCATGTGACAATATTCAAACGTTTAAACTTGTTGTCAAAACGATTGCCCGTAAGCATGGTCTTCACGCAACATTTATGCCAAAACCTTTATTCGGCGTTAATGGATCAGGTATGCACTTAAACATGTCGTTGTTCACAAAAGACGGCAATGCGTTTTACGATGAGAAAACAGAAAGCCAATTAAGTAAAACGGCGATGCAGTTCTTAAGCGGCATCTTGGAACATGCGGAAGGGTTCACGGCGATTACAAATCCCATTGTGAATTCGTACAAGCGTTTAGTGCCAGGTTATGAAGCGCCGGTTTACATCGCATGGTCGATGCGTAATCGTTCACCGCTTATTCGGATTCCATCTTCACGCGGCGTGTCAACACGTGTTGAAGTTCGTAGTCCAGATCCATCTGCTAACCCTTATCTTGCTATGGCGGTAATGCTTGCGTCTGGTCTAGATGGCATTAAGCGTAAAATGACGCCTCCAGAAGCGACGGATCGCAATATTTATGTGATGAGTAAAGAAGAACGTGTTGAAGAAGGCATTAAAGCTCTACCGGCATCACTTGGCGAGGCACTTGATAGCCTTGTAAAAGATGAGGTCCTTGTGAAAGCGTTAGGCGAGCACGCAGTTGAACACTTTATTGAAGCGAAAGAAATTGAATGGGATATGTTCCGTACTCAAGTTCACCCGTGGGAACGCGAACAGTTCATGCAGAACTATTAA
- a CDS encoding class I SAM-dependent methyltransferase: MIVTTARKQVDRLKEEAQAYVAQFNGVFIDRQQRSLEDFYREFGAQPLLIVAKDKLILHRDPHAAPFYYHPNAALLRYKQWKKTGHDPFLSVVGLSEGETMIDATLGMAADAILAQVAVGASGSVIGLEANPYIAFIVKHGLANWSEGDDQFTRSLQNIHVVQTENVAYLKACQSESVDVVYFDPMFEVRIHSPGLAGLKQFASYQSLTEEVVEEAKRVAKHKIVLKNPTSSSLFARLGFSVHYRPHASFQYGIIQKK; the protein is encoded by the coding sequence GTGATCGTAACAACCGCAAGAAAACAAGTGGATCGATTAAAAGAAGAAGCACAAGCCTATGTCGCACAGTTTAATGGCGTCTTTATTGACAGGCAGCAGCGTTCTCTTGAAGATTTTTACCGCGAGTTCGGTGCACAACCGCTGTTAATTGTAGCGAAAGATAAGTTAATTCTGCATCGGGACCCCCACGCAGCACCATTTTATTACCATCCAAATGCAGCTTTATTACGATATAAACAGTGGAAAAAAACTGGGCATGACCCCTTTTTATCAGTTGTCGGACTATCAGAAGGAGAGACGATGATCGATGCAACGTTAGGGATGGCTGCTGATGCGATACTAGCCCAAGTTGCTGTTGGCGCTTCTGGGAGTGTAATCGGGCTGGAGGCCAATCCTTACATTGCTTTTATTGTGAAACACGGCTTAGCAAATTGGTCTGAGGGAGACGATCAGTTTACGAGATCCCTTCAAAACATTCACGTCGTTCAAACAGAGAATGTGGCTTATTTAAAAGCGTGCCAGTCTGAAAGCGTCGACGTTGTCTATTTTGATCCGATGTTTGAGGTGAGGATACACTCCCCAGGTCTTGCTGGTTTAAAACAGTTTGCATCTTACCAATCGTTAACAGAAGAAGTGGTGGAAGAAGCGAAACGAGTGGCGAAACACAAGATCGTCCTCAAAAATCCGACGTCTAGTTCGTTGTTCGCTCGTTTAGGATTCTCCGTCCACTATCGACCACATGCATCCTTTCAATATGGGATCATTCAAAAGAAATAA
- the hfq gene encoding RNA chaperone Hfq, translating to MKATVNIQDQFLNQLRKESIPVTMFLLNGFQLRGTIKGFDNFTVIIETEGKQQLVYKHAISTFAPQKNVQLKSETDV from the coding sequence ATGAAGGCAACTGTGAACATTCAAGATCAATTTTTAAACCAATTAAGGAAGGAATCGATTCCCGTCACGATGTTTTTATTAAATGGCTTTCAACTGCGTGGCACAATAAAAGGGTTTGATAACTTTACGGTTATTATTGAGACGGAGGGAAAGCAACAGCTTGTTTATAAGCATGCAATCTCAACGTTTGCACCGCAAAAAAACGTGCAGCTAAAAAGCGAAACAGACGTATAG
- the spoVK gene encoding stage V sporulation protein K, with amino-acid sequence MSNHHTKNNARISVVLNKSPEKRASTDWFVSVEEKEKHEILVRFENKLANYIGLKEIKSLVKELYAWIYISERRKEVGLKSPKQVLHMIFKGNPGTGKTTVARLIASFLHEMKVLSKGHFIEMERADLVGEYIGHTAQKTRDVLKQAQGGVLFIDEAYSLSRGGEKDFGKEAIDTLVRGMENHANEFVLILAGYSKEMDFFMSLNPGLPSRFPISITFPNYAVEELIEMLIGMAKERDYIIEKDALNRCRDQIKHVLAEEAYSFSNGRYMRNMIEEAIRLQAVRVLKEDKFTKSELETLRKEDFTFKK; translated from the coding sequence ATGTCGAATCATCATACAAAAAATAATGCGCGGATAAGCGTCGTATTAAATAAATCTCCTGAAAAGCGTGCAAGCACGGATTGGTTTGTTTCTGTTGAAGAAAAAGAAAAACATGAAATTCTCGTTCGTTTTGAAAATAAATTAGCAAACTACATCGGATTAAAAGAAATTAAATCACTCGTAAAAGAATTGTACGCATGGATTTATATAAGCGAGCGGCGTAAAGAGGTAGGGTTGAAGTCGCCTAAACAAGTGCTTCACATGATCTTTAAAGGCAATCCTGGGACGGGAAAGACAACCGTTGCACGATTGATTGCCTCGTTTTTACATGAAATGAAGGTGTTGTCAAAAGGGCATTTCATTGAAATGGAGCGGGCTGATCTCGTCGGTGAATACATTGGCCATACCGCACAAAAAACAAGAGATGTCTTAAAGCAGGCTCAAGGTGGCGTGCTATTTATTGATGAAGCCTACTCTCTCTCCCGGGGTGGAGAGAAAGATTTCGGAAAGGAAGCAATTGATACGCTCGTCCGAGGGATGGAAAATCACGCAAATGAATTTGTGTTGATTTTAGCAGGCTATTCCAAAGAAATGGATTTCTTTATGTCGCTGAATCCAGGTTTACCTTCGAGATTTCCTATTTCCATTACGTTCCCAAATTATGCCGTAGAAGAGCTAATTGAAATGTTAATTGGTATGGCAAAAGAACGGGATTACATTATTGAAAAAGATGCTTTAAATCGCTGTCGAGACCAAATTAAACATGTATTGGCTGAAGAAGCGTATTCATTTAGTAATGGACGCTACATGCGGAACATGATTGAAGAGGCGATTCGTTTACAAGCAGTAAGGGTGTTAAAAGAAGATAAATTTACAAAATCAGAACTAGAAACGTTACGAAAGGAAGATTTTACGTTTAAGAAATAA
- a CDS encoding site-specific integrase gives MANFKKVAPNNWRYRHKYTDVFTGEQKELKKQGFKSKPEAVAHFTKALEELESGMNVQKDLTVVDYVNKWYEEYRVNKVSKNSYRLDKRNIDNHIAPYFKNLLLSNLDNIHYQKFINHLIDKTSAKTGRKLSKRAVEIIHTTMSGAMKRAKYEKRIKDNPVEGAVIYTPREKVKAKSRHKKLKFLPYENISSFLDAALEDNYTYYMFFKFLIETGVRKGEALALKWDNIDLAMKRVYIEETIDYEAKSDDELFDETKTYRSTRDFQIPARLVQQLNAHRVRQEDNKMRFKDNYKYDLDLVFCREDGSPIPKSTLFNAFRRILRKIDMPPLPIHSLRHTFAVLMIESGVEMLYIQEALGHESIQITSDVYSHVSKRIETKSLESFEKYTENILIGDTLGTRTQN, from the coding sequence TTGGCTAATTTTAAGAAGGTAGCTCCTAACAATTGGCGTTATCGACACAAATATACGGATGTATTCACTGGTGAACAGAAAGAACTAAAGAAACAAGGGTTTAAATCGAAACCTGAGGCAGTGGCTCACTTCACAAAAGCATTGGAAGAGCTTGAATCTGGTATGAATGTTCAAAAAGACTTAACTGTAGTCGATTATGTGAACAAATGGTATGAAGAATACAGAGTGAATAAGGTTTCAAAAAATTCATATCGATTAGACAAAAGAAATATTGATAACCACATTGCACCTTATTTCAAAAATCTTCTGCTTTCAAATCTTGATAACATTCACTATCAAAAGTTTATTAATCATCTTATTGATAAAACGAGCGCGAAAACTGGTAGGAAGTTAAGCAAACGAGCTGTAGAAATCATTCACACAACGATGTCTGGAGCAATGAAACGCGCTAAATATGAGAAGAGAATAAAAGACAATCCAGTTGAAGGTGCGGTCATCTACACCCCTAGAGAGAAGGTAAAAGCAAAATCACGCCACAAAAAGCTGAAATTCCTTCCTTATGAAAATATCAGTTCATTCCTAGATGCAGCTCTCGAAGATAATTACACCTACTATATGTTTTTTAAATTCTTAATTGAAACTGGTGTGCGTAAAGGCGAAGCTCTGGCTTTAAAATGGGATAACATCGATCTTGCTATGAAGCGAGTATACATTGAAGAAACCATTGATTATGAAGCGAAGAGCGATGATGAATTGTTTGATGAAACCAAGACTTACCGATCTACAAGAGATTTTCAAATCCCTGCTAGACTGGTCCAACAATTAAATGCCCATAGAGTGCGTCAAGAAGACAACAAGATGAGGTTTAAAGATAACTACAAATATGATCTTGATCTCGTCTTTTGTAGAGAAGATGGAAGCCCTATACCTAAGTCCACTCTTTTTAATGCCTTCAGAAGAATTTTAAGAAAAATCGATATGCCGCCACTACCTATTCACTCGCTCAGACATACCTTTGCAGTCCTCATGATTGAGTCAGGTGTGGAGATGCTTTACATTCAAGAAGCATTGGGTCACGAATCAATACAAATCACCTCAGACGTCTACAGTCACGTTAGTAAGCGTATTGAAACAAAGTCATTAGAAAGCTTCGAAAAGTACACCGAGAATATTTTAATTGGGGACACTTTGGGGACACGAACCCAAAACTAG
- a CDS encoding phage integrase N-terminal SAM-like domain-containing protein, translating into MEQNQLKEAFLNQLFLKGRKATTIQRYHYDLNDFFLWLNDRSFIDLTTKEIESFYQHLMVTRTYQVRTVRRISSVLRRFTLFLVEENVLQDHPLLHHEPPLLTLEPLTREEWISKREMDILLQTTHSEKGLTENQLIARPHLTERNYAILILLTEYGITLSEACTITMNDTSFVQQTVQIKDSVERTVMLASDHSQQLYIYWSSIPEAVRPRLHTSDPLFVAFDFTRRTYHWSYEKDAPKALTAIALQKMIRTEVARAGLRKGISAQHFRNAYLLRTLLDPLSKQDLQQHLGLKSPLSLRRYVLTLAHLTKQDQQALLSSTI; encoded by the coding sequence ATGGAACAGAACCAGCTAAAAGAAGCATTTTTAAACCAACTCTTTCTCAAAGGTCGTAAGGCTACAACGATTCAACGCTATCACTATGATTTGAACGACTTTTTTCTATGGTTAAACGATCGTTCATTCATCGATTTAACGACAAAAGAGATTGAATCGTTTTATCAACATTTAATGGTGACACGCACCTATCAAGTTCGTACTGTTCGACGAATTTCTTCTGTTCTTCGTCGCTTTACGCTATTTTTAGTGGAAGAGAATGTCCTTCAAGATCACCCATTGCTTCATCACGAGCCACCATTGCTCACCCTTGAACCATTAACCCGAGAAGAGTGGATTAGTAAGCGTGAAATGGACATTCTTTTGCAAACAACACATTCAGAAAAAGGCTTAACAGAAAATCAACTTATCGCTCGCCCTCACTTAACTGAACGAAATTACGCCATCTTGATACTTTTAACGGAATATGGCATCACATTGAGCGAAGCATGTACGATTACGATGAACGATACGTCATTCGTGCAGCAAACCGTACAAATAAAAGATAGCGTAGAACGGACCGTCATGCTCGCATCAGATCATTCGCAACAGCTTTACATTTACTGGAGCAGTATCCCTGAGGCGGTTCGCCCAAGACTTCATACAAGCGATCCGTTGTTCGTTGCTTTTGATTTTACGAGAAGAACGTATCACTGGTCCTATGAAAAGGATGCGCCAAAAGCGTTAACAGCCATCGCTTTGCAAAAAATGATTCGAACGGAAGTTGCACGAGCCGGGTTACGCAAAGGCATTTCAGCGCAACATTTTCGGAATGCTTATTTACTACGTACCTTGCTTGATCCACTTAGCAAACAAGATCTGCAACAACATTTAGGCTTAAAAAGTCCGTTATCGTTACGAAGATATGTGTTAACCCTCGCTCATTTAACAAAACAAGATCAACAAGCTCTTCTCAGTTCGACCATATAA
- the mutL gene encoding DNA mismatch repair endonuclease MutL, with product MQTIRQLHDSLSNKIAAGEVVERPASIVKELIENAVDAGATQLLIEIVEGGMESIRIVDNGHGIKADEVDTAFLRHATSKLQHDRDLFSIRTLGFRGEALPSIASVSTVTMQTSTGKQGVELTLHGGEVVDRQPSSAKKGTSIFIKDLFYNTPARLKYLKTKLTESGHVSDVVNRMALAYPAIAFHYTSDGKTILKTTGNDRLLQVIAEVYGRQTASMMVPVEGESLDYQLTGYVAKPELTRASRQYMSIFINGRYIRNYKLAQAIQQGFHTLLPIGRYPLAILKLQMDPTLIDVNVHPAKLEVRLSKEEALADVITRSIKDVFAKETLIPQSTKQPAPDKKPSEQLSFSLNYPVQPKQEHVTESEAPIIYEPKPNYVENDQPSLKETIQSDIYEPEEFKEVNELDRETLEKQDQATESPIEDVKQVAVAERVSTVPPLYPVGQMHGTYIVAQNENGMYLIDQHAAQERIKYEYFRKKLHEPISTIQDLLVPLTLEFTAREAAVIEESTEKLEAVGLILEPFGIHTYMVRSHPTWFPKGDEESSIREIIDQLLQTKQINLYNLREEAAILMSCKAAIKANRHLRHDEMFELLETLRRCEEPYTCPHGRPIIIHFTTYELEKMFKRVM from the coding sequence ATGCAAACCATACGGCAGCTCCATGATTCATTATCAAATAAAATCGCTGCTGGAGAAGTCGTAGAGCGACCAGCATCAATTGTAAAAGAATTAATCGAAAACGCAGTTGACGCCGGGGCAACTCAATTATTAATTGAGATTGTAGAAGGTGGCATGGAGTCCATTCGAATTGTTGATAATGGACATGGCATTAAAGCAGACGAAGTAGACACCGCATTTTTACGTCACGCTACTTCAAAATTACAACATGATCGCGATCTGTTTTCCATCCGCACATTAGGATTTCGAGGTGAGGCGCTACCAAGTATTGCTTCCGTTTCGACCGTGACCATGCAAACGAGTACAGGGAAGCAGGGAGTTGAACTCACACTTCATGGTGGAGAAGTGGTGGATCGCCAGCCTTCAAGTGCCAAAAAAGGGACAAGCATTTTCATTAAAGATTTGTTTTACAATACGCCAGCACGGTTAAAATATTTAAAAACGAAACTGACAGAGTCTGGACATGTGAGTGATGTCGTTAATCGAATGGCGCTCGCATATCCAGCTATCGCGTTCCACTATACAAGTGATGGAAAGACGATTCTTAAAACGACTGGAAACGACCGATTGCTACAGGTGATCGCAGAAGTGTACGGTCGACAAACCGCGTCAATGATGGTACCAGTCGAGGGCGAATCCCTCGATTATCAATTAACAGGATATGTAGCAAAGCCTGAATTAACAAGAGCGAGTCGGCAGTATATGTCCATTTTTATTAACGGCCGCTATATTCGAAATTACAAATTAGCGCAAGCGATTCAACAAGGCTTTCATACGCTGTTACCAATTGGTCGATACCCGTTAGCGATCTTAAAATTACAAATGGACCCAACGTTAATTGATGTCAACGTTCATCCTGCAAAACTTGAAGTTCGCTTAAGTAAAGAAGAAGCGTTAGCGGACGTCATTACCCGTTCCATTAAAGATGTCTTTGCGAAGGAAACGCTCATTCCGCAATCAACGAAGCAACCAGCTCCTGATAAAAAACCGTCTGAGCAACTTTCGTTTTCACTCAATTATCCGGTCCAGCCTAAACAAGAGCACGTCACAGAGTCGGAAGCGCCGATCATTTACGAACCAAAACCGAACTATGTGGAAAACGATCAGCCTTCGCTAAAAGAGACAATTCAAAGCGACATTTACGAACCTGAAGAGTTTAAGGAAGTAAATGAGTTGGATCGAGAGACTTTGGAGAAACAAGATCAAGCCACAGAATCACCTATTGAAGACGTGAAGCAGGTGGCCGTGGCAGAGCGTGTATCAACGGTCCCACCTCTTTATCCAGTAGGGCAAATGCATGGGACGTATATCGTTGCGCAAAACGAGAATGGGATGTATCTCATTGATCAACATGCGGCGCAAGAGCGCATTAAGTATGAGTATTTCCGAAAAAAACTGCATGAACCAATCTCCACAATCCAAGATTTACTTGTGCCATTAACACTTGAATTCACTGCAAGAGAAGCGGCAGTCATTGAAGAGTCAACGGAAAAATTAGAGGCGGTTGGACTGATCCTCGAGCCGTTTGGCATTCATACGTATATGGTACGGTCTCATCCGACATGGTTTCCAAAAGGAGACGAAGAATCGTCTATTCGCGAAATCATTGACCAGTTGTTACAAACAAAACAAATCAATCTTTACAACTTACGAGAAGAAGCTGCCATTTTAATGAGTTGCAAAGCGGCGATTAAAGCAAATCGCCACTTGCGTCACGACGAAATGTTTGAGCTGTTAGAAACGTTAAGAAGATGTGAAGAACCGTATACATGTCCGCATGGACGACCAATTATTATACATTTTACCACTTATGAATTAGAAAAAATGTTCAAACGTGTGATGTAG